From Nevskia ramosa DSM 11499, the proteins below share one genomic window:
- a CDS encoding potassium transporter Kup, translated as MSDRKSLPLSIAALGVVYGDIGTSPIYALRECFYGEHSIASTAANVLGVLSLITWALILVVTIKYLAIVLRADNKGEGGTIALVALLNPWRARRGSQRYVLMLLGLFGASLMYGDGAITPAISVLSAVEGLNVATPAFHPFVVPITLVIIIGIFLMQSRGTAGIGALFGPGMTLWFLVLGALGLHGVLSNPTVLAAMNPVHGIAFFLRNGFAGFIVLSSVFLCVTGAEALYADMGHFGPSPIRRAWLVLVLPALMLNYYGQGALILTGAPDIHNPFYQLAPDWMTYPLVGLTTFATIIASQAMITGAFSLTSQLVQLNQLPRMEIIQTSSDEQGQIYIPAVNWLLMLACISLVLAFRSSSALAAAYGIAVSSTMVVTTILTVFVARRYDWRASVTYPVAAVFLIIDLGFFSANLFKISDGGWVPVLMAIGIFTLMTTWSRGRKLFQSRISGSEESTQELARRVRDDPPHKIPGTGVYLTGGDHAPAYLLRHLERNRVLNERIVLLTVQTIDEPRVPAVERLRGWGVAPGIYRLVIRYGFMQTPNVPVALRFSEQLGLDIDIENLTYFLGRATLIPSDDLPGMALWRDHLFAFMAHNAIRATDFYGLPPEDVVELGFHVEI; from the coding sequence ATGTCTGATCGCAAGAGTCTGCCGCTGAGCATCGCCGCGCTCGGCGTCGTCTATGGCGACATCGGCACCAGCCCGATCTATGCGCTGCGCGAATGCTTCTACGGCGAGCACAGCATTGCCAGCACGGCGGCCAACGTGCTCGGTGTGCTCAGCCTGATCACCTGGGCACTGATCCTGGTGGTGACGATCAAGTATCTGGCGATCGTGCTCAGGGCCGACAACAAGGGCGAGGGCGGCACCATCGCCCTGGTGGCGTTACTCAATCCCTGGCGGGCACGGCGCGGTTCTCAGCGCTACGTGCTGATGCTGCTCGGCCTGTTCGGCGCTTCGCTGATGTATGGCGATGGCGCGATCACGCCGGCGATCTCGGTGCTGTCGGCGGTCGAGGGTCTGAATGTCGCCACGCCGGCGTTCCATCCATTCGTGGTGCCGATCACCCTGGTGATCATCATCGGCATCTTCCTGATGCAGAGCCGTGGCACGGCCGGCATCGGCGCCCTGTTCGGGCCGGGCATGACCTTGTGGTTCCTGGTGCTCGGCGCGCTCGGCTTGCACGGTGTGCTCAGCAATCCGACGGTGCTGGCGGCGATGAATCCCGTGCACGGCATCGCTTTCTTCCTGCGCAACGGCTTTGCCGGCTTCATCGTGCTCAGCTCGGTGTTCCTGTGCGTGACCGGCGCCGAAGCTCTGTATGCCGACATGGGCCATTTCGGCCCTTCGCCGATCCGTCGTGCCTGGCTGGTGCTGGTGCTGCCGGCGCTGATGCTGAACTACTACGGCCAGGGTGCATTGATCCTGACCGGTGCCCCGGACATCCACAATCCGTTTTACCAGCTGGCGCCGGATTGGATGACTTATCCGCTGGTGGGCCTGACCACCTTCGCCACCATCATCGCTTCGCAGGCGATGATCACCGGCGCGTTCTCGCTGACCAGCCAGCTGGTCCAGCTCAACCAGTTGCCGCGGATGGAGATCATCCAGACCTCGAGCGACGAGCAGGGCCAGATCTACATTCCGGCCGTGAACTGGCTGCTGATGCTGGCCTGCATCAGCCTGGTGCTGGCCTTCCGTTCGTCGAGTGCACTGGCTGCGGCTTACGGCATCGCCGTGTCGTCGACGATGGTGGTGACCACGATCCTCACCGTCTTCGTCGCTCGCCGTTACGACTGGCGTGCCAGCGTCACCTATCCGGTGGCGGCGGTCTTCCTGATCATCGACCTCGGATTCTTCAGCGCCAATCTGTTCAAGATCAGCGATGGCGGCTGGGTGCCAGTGTTGATGGCGATCGGCATCTTCACCTTGATGACCACCTGGAGCCGCGGCCGCAAGCTGTTCCAGAGCCGCATTTCGGGTAGTGAGGAATCAACCCAGGAACTGGCGCGGCGAGTCCGGGATGATCCGCCACACAAGATTCCCGGTACCGGCGTCTACCTCACCGGCGGCGACCACGCGCCGGCTTACCTGCTGCGCCATCTCGAACGCAACCGGGTGCTCAACGAACGCATCGTGCTGCTGACCGTGCAGACCATCGATGAACCGCGCGTACCGGCCGTCGAACGGCTGCGCGGCTGGGGCGTCGCGCCCGGCATCTATCGCCTGGTGATTCGCTACGGCTTCATGCAGACGCCGAATGTGCCGGTGGCGCTGCGCTTCAGCGAGCAGCTCGGGCTCGATATCGACATTGAAAACCTCACCTATTTCCTGGGCCGCGCGACCCTGATTCCGTCCGACGATCTGCCCGGCATGGCGCTGTGGCGCGATCATCTGTTCGCGTTCATGGCGCACAACGCGATTCGCGCGACCGACTTCTACGGCCTGCCGCCGGAGGATGTGGTCGAGCTTGGCTTCCACGTCGAGATCTGA
- a CDS encoding GNAT family N-acetyltransferase, protein MSVLTITAATADDVPTILHLIRALAEYEKLSHEVVATEDSLRAALFGEQPGAECLIAREHGEPAGFALYFHNFSTFLGRRGLYLEDLFVEPVHRGKGYGKALLQRLAQLAVERGCGRLEWSVLDWNAPAIGFYESLGARLMSEWRIFRLTGEALQTFAADKR, encoded by the coding sequence CTGAGCGTGCTGACGATCACTGCAGCCACCGCCGATGACGTGCCGACCATCCTGCACCTGATCCGTGCGCTGGCCGAGTACGAAAAGCTGTCGCATGAAGTCGTCGCCACCGAAGATTCGCTGCGCGCAGCATTGTTCGGCGAGCAGCCTGGCGCTGAATGCCTGATCGCGCGCGAGCACGGCGAGCCGGCCGGCTTCGCGCTGTACTTCCACAATTTCTCGACCTTCCTCGGTCGTCGTGGCCTGTATCTCGAAGACCTGTTCGTCGAGCCCGTGCATCGCGGCAAGGGCTATGGCAAAGCGCTGCTGCAACGGCTTGCGCAGCTCGCCGTCGAGCGCGGTTGCGGGCGGCTGGAATGGTCGGTGCTGGACTGGAATGCGCCAGCGATCGGCTTCTACGAAAGCCTTGGCGCCAGGTTGATGAGCGAATGGCGCATCTTCCGCCTGACCGGCGAGGCCTTGCAGACGTTCGCGGCAGACAAGCGCTAA
- a CDS encoding amidohydrolase, with product MTRTLRLTMFVAALSSAAPAFAADTALRKDAEALAAATGDELIATRRYLHERPELSNRESETGQYLAAKLQALGYQVQTGVARNGVVAVLKGGKPGPVVALRADMDGLPVTEEVVLPFASKVKSTYDGKDVGVMHACGHDTHMAMLLSAAAVFAKLQARLPGTVKLIFQPAEEGRPAGEEGGAELMVKEGVLSSAPQPDVIFGLHVLTQFETGQLAFRAGSLMASTENLNIVVRGKQTHGAMPWNGVDPIVVSAQIISALQTVVSRQLDITQGAAIVTIGKIDGGVRNNIIPDEVRMKGTLRSLDPASRLIMNDAVRRTATKIAEASGATAIVGIGDEYSYPVTYNDPALTEQMRPTLERIAGKTNIIESTPQTVAEDFSFYQQKIPGLFVFVGVRKPGATTDEYAPNHSPRFKVDEAGLPLGVRALVGLTLDYMAQSANQPRSKS from the coding sequence ATGACTCGCACGCTACGTTTGACGATGTTCGTCGCCGCCTTGTCGAGTGCTGCCCCAGCGTTCGCAGCCGATACCGCGTTGCGCAAGGATGCGGAAGCATTGGCTGCCGCGACGGGTGACGAGCTGATCGCCACTCGCCGCTATCTGCATGAGCGCCCGGAGCTGTCGAACCGCGAAAGCGAGACCGGCCAGTATCTGGCAGCGAAGCTGCAGGCGCTCGGCTATCAGGTGCAGACAGGCGTCGCCAGGAACGGCGTGGTTGCCGTGCTCAAGGGCGGCAAACCAGGCCCGGTGGTCGCGCTGCGCGCCGACATGGACGGTTTGCCGGTCACCGAGGAGGTGGTGCTGCCGTTCGCGTCGAAAGTGAAATCGACCTACGACGGCAAGGACGTCGGCGTCATGCACGCCTGTGGTCACGACACCCACATGGCAATGCTGCTCAGCGCGGCGGCGGTGTTCGCCAAACTGCAGGCGCGGCTGCCGGGCACCGTCAAGCTGATCTTCCAGCCGGCCGAGGAAGGCCGTCCCGCAGGCGAGGAAGGCGGTGCTGAACTGATGGTCAAGGAAGGCGTGTTGAGCAGTGCGCCTCAACCGGACGTGATCTTCGGTCTGCACGTGCTGACCCAGTTCGAAACCGGCCAGCTGGCGTTCCGGGCGGGCAGCCTGATGGCCAGCACCGAGAACCTGAACATCGTCGTGCGCGGCAAGCAGACCCATGGTGCGATGCCCTGGAACGGCGTCGATCCGATCGTGGTCAGCGCGCAGATCATCAGCGCCCTGCAGACCGTAGTCAGCCGTCAACTCGACATCACCCAGGGGGCGGCGATCGTCACCATCGGCAAGATTGATGGCGGCGTGCGCAACAACATCATTCCCGATGAAGTGCGGATGAAAGGCACCCTGCGCTCGCTCGATCCGGCATCGCGCCTAATCATGAACGATGCCGTCCGGCGCACCGCGACCAAGATCGCCGAAGCTTCCGGCGCCACGGCGATCGTCGGCATTGGCGACGAGTATTCGTATCCGGTCACTTACAACGATCCGGCGCTGACGGAGCAGATGCGGCCGACGCTGGAGCGCATTGCCGGCAAGACCAACATTATCGAATCGACCCCGCAGACCGTCGCCGAGGATTTTTCCTTCTACCAGCAGAAGATTCCCGGCCTGTTCGTGTTCGTCGGCGTCCGCAAGCCGGGCGCGACGACGGACGAATATGCGCCGAACCATTCGCCGCGCTTCAAGGTCGATGAAGCAGGGCTGCCGCTGGGCGTTCGCGCGCTGGTCGGCCTGACGCTCGACTACATGGCCCAATCTGCGAACCAACCTAGGAGCAAATCATGA
- a CDS encoding DUF427 domain-containing protein, with protein sequence MKAIWNGQVIAESSDTVVVEGNHYFPADSIKREYLADSATHTVCGWKGTASYYSLNVDGAANKDAVWYYPEPKEAAAEIKGRVAFWKGVKVEA encoded by the coding sequence ATGAAAGCCATCTGGAACGGGCAGGTCATCGCCGAAAGCAGTGACACCGTCGTCGTCGAAGGCAACCACTACTTCCCGGCCGACTCGATCAAGCGCGAGTATCTCGCCGACAGCGCCACCCACACGGTCTGCGGCTGGAAGGGCACGGCCTCTTACTACTCGCTGAATGTCGATGGCGCGGCGAACAAGGACGCAGTCTGGTACTACCCGGAGCCGAAAGAGGCGGCCGCGGAGATCAAGGGCAGAGTTGCTTTCTGGAAGGGCGTCAAGGTCGAAGCCTGA
- a CDS encoding PA0069 family radical SAM protein, whose protein sequence is MAVLRKGRGAGSNEEGRFESRSVEKVDDGWQLDEEPLPAFETIVRPVQAKSILTRNSSPDIGFDQTINPYHGCEHGCIYCYARPSHGYLNLSAGLDFETRLFYKANAAEVLEAELRRKSYKPIMTMLGANTDCYQPIEREHRITRSILEVLARFRHPIGIITKGILIERDLDLLADLAKDRLVTVGVTLTTLDPSLKRTLEPRAASPDARLRVIRKLADIDVPVRVMFSPVIPFVNDAELEQVLEAGRDAGATSASYVLLRLPFEVKALFRDWLDTHVPLKAEHVMSLVQQMRGGKDYDAGFGTRMKGEGAFADLIAQRYRLATRKLGLDRPRFEPDCSHFRVPEEGGQGAFAF, encoded by the coding sequence GTGGCCGTGCTGCGCAAGGGGCGAGGCGCGGGTTCGAACGAGGAAGGACGCTTCGAATCGCGCTCGGTCGAGAAAGTTGATGACGGCTGGCAGCTTGATGAAGAGCCGCTGCCGGCGTTCGAAACCATCGTCCGGCCGGTACAGGCGAAGTCGATCCTGACGCGCAACAGTTCGCCGGATATCGGCTTCGATCAGACGATTAACCCGTACCACGGCTGCGAACACGGCTGTATCTATTGTTACGCAAGGCCTAGCCACGGTTATCTGAATCTGTCCGCCGGGCTCGATTTCGAGACCCGGCTGTTCTACAAGGCCAATGCGGCGGAAGTGCTGGAAGCCGAACTGCGGCGCAAGTCCTACAAGCCGATCATGACCATGCTCGGCGCCAATACCGACTGCTACCAGCCGATCGAGCGCGAACACCGGATCACCCGCAGCATCCTTGAAGTGCTGGCGCGCTTCCGGCATCCGATCGGCATCATCACCAAAGGCATCCTGATCGAGCGTGATCTCGATCTGCTCGCCGATCTGGCCAAGGACAGGCTGGTGACCGTCGGCGTCACTCTGACCACGCTTGATCCTTCGCTGAAACGAACGCTAGAACCGCGGGCTGCTTCGCCGGACGCAAGGTTGCGGGTGATACGCAAGCTGGCCGACATCGACGTGCCGGTGCGGGTGATGTTCTCGCCGGTGATTCCGTTCGTGAACGATGCCGAGCTGGAACAGGTACTCGAAGCCGGCCGCGATGCCGGAGCGACGTCGGCCAGTTATGTGCTGCTGCGCCTGCCGTTCGAGGTCAAGGCGCTGTTCCGGGATTGGCTCGACACCCACGTGCCGCTCAAAGCGGAACACGTGATGAGCCTGGTCCAGCAGATGCGCGGCGGCAAGGATTACGACGCCGGCTTCGGCACGCGGATGAAAGGCGAGGGTGCCTTCGCCGACCTGATCGCCCAGCGCTACCGGCTGGCGACCCGCAAGCTCGGTCTTGATCGGCCTCGTTTCGAGCCCGATTGCAGCCACTTCCGCGTCCCGGAAGAGGGCGGACAAGGCGCATTTGCGTTCTGA
- the carA gene encoding glutamine-hydrolyzing carbamoyl-phosphate synthase small subunit — MLQTTPALLALADGSTFHGVSIGIEGSTVGEVVFNTAMTGYQEILTDPSYREQIVTLTYPHIGNVGVNPEDNESEKTQLAGLIIREVPRPASNFRSKQNFSDYLREQNVVAIAGIDTRRLTRLLRDKGAQNGCIVAGHIDEKAAIKQAQAWPGLKGMDLAKVVSTAASYPWTRGSWELKTNAEPEISGGSRHVVVYDFGIKRNILRMLVDRGCKVTVVPAQSTAADVLKLKPDGVMLSNGPGDPEPCEYAIAAAREFLAMKLPTFGICLGHQILGLAAGAKTLKMKFGHHGANHPVQDLETSRVLITSQNHGFAVDEATLPANAVVTHRSLFDGSNQGLRLTDAPAFSFQGHPEASPGPHDVSYLFDRFVTLIDASKESARG; from the coding sequence ATGCTCCAAACGACTCCGGCCCTTCTCGCGCTCGCCGACGGCAGTACCTTTCACGGCGTATCCATTGGTATCGAGGGTTCCACGGTCGGCGAAGTGGTTTTCAACACCGCCATGACCGGTTACCAGGAAATCCTCACCGATCCTTCGTACCGCGAACAGATCGTCACGCTGACCTATCCCCACATCGGCAACGTCGGCGTCAATCCCGAGGACAACGAATCCGAAAAGACCCAGCTGGCCGGATTGATCATTCGTGAAGTGCCTCGCCCCGCCAGCAACTTCCGCTCCAAACAGAACTTCAGCGACTACCTGCGCGAGCAGAACGTGGTCGCGATCGCCGGTATCGATACCCGCCGCCTGACCCGCCTCCTGCGTGACAAGGGTGCGCAGAATGGTTGCATCGTCGCCGGTCACATCGATGAGAAGGCAGCGATCAAGCAGGCGCAGGCTTGGCCAGGTCTGAAGGGCATGGATCTCGCGAAAGTGGTCAGCACGGCTGCCTCTTATCCGTGGACACGCGGCTCCTGGGAGCTGAAGACCAATGCCGAACCGGAGATCAGCGGCGGCTCACGCCATGTCGTGGTCTACGACTTCGGCATCAAGCGCAACATCCTGCGCATGCTGGTCGACCGCGGTTGCAAGGTCACCGTGGTGCCGGCCCAATCGACGGCTGCCGACGTTCTGAAGCTGAAGCCGGACGGCGTGATGCTGTCCAACGGACCGGGCGATCCGGAACCCTGTGAGTACGCGATTGCCGCGGCGCGCGAATTCCTTGCGATGAAGCTGCCGACGTTCGGCATCTGCCTCGGCCACCAGATTCTCGGCCTCGCGGCCGGAGCGAAAACCCTGAAGATGAAGTTCGGCCATCACGGCGCCAATCACCCGGTGCAGGATCTTGAAACCAGCCGCGTGCTGATCACCAGCCAGAATCATGGCTTCGCGGTCGACGAAGCCACGCTGCCTGCCAATGCGGTGGTCACGCATCGCTCGCTGTTCGACGGCTCGAACCAGGGCCTGCGCCTGACCGACGCCCCGGCGTTCAGCTTCCAGGGACATCCGGAGGCCAGCCCCGGGCCGCATGACGTCAGCTATCTGTTCGATCGCTTCGTCACCCTGATCGATGCTTCGAAGGAGAGTGCCCGTGGCTAA
- the carB gene encoding carbamoyl-phosphate synthase large subunit, translating to MAKRTDLKSILIIGAGPIVIGQACEFDYSGAQACKALRAEGYRVVLVNSNPATIMTDPEMADATYIEPIRWQTVAAIIEKERPDAVLPTMGGQTALNCALDLAREGILEKFNCELIGANAHAIDLAEDRQKFRDAMTEIGLGSARSGVAHSMQEAKYIQEQVGYPVVIRPSFTLGGSGGGIAYNVQEFEEIVLRGLDLSPTTEVLIEESLLGWKEYEMEVVRDRLDNCIIVCSIENLDPMGVHTGDSITVAPAQTLTDKEYQIMRNASIAVLRKIGVDTGGSNVQFAINPEDGRMIVIEMNPRVSRSSALASKATGFPIAKIAAKLAVGYTLDELRNEITGGVTPASFEPSIDYVVTKIPRFTFEKFPTADSRLTTQMKSVGEVMAIGRNFQESLQKALRGLEVGSDGFDPVVADFSEANLTKIREELATPRAGRIWYVGDAFRAGMSIADVFRYSKIDPWFLEQIEELIQTESEIAAESISKISKDNLRRYKRLGFADRRIATLLGVKAASVRARRHKLGIRPVYKRVDTCAAEFPSSTAYLYSSYDEECEAAVTDAKKIIVLGGGPNRIGQGIEFDYCCVHAAMALREDGYETIMINCNPETVSTDYDTSDRLYFEPLTFEDVMEIIELEKPLGVIVQFGGQTPLKLARALEAAGAPIIGTSPDSIDLAEDRERFQKLVDELKLLQPPNGVATSLKAALAVAQKVGYPLVVRPSYVLGGRAMEIVHDDADLQRYMTEAVKVSNDSPVLLDRFLENAIEVDVDALADSEGNVVIGGIMEHIEQAGVHSGDSACSLPAYTLSQKVQDDIRDQMFKLARALKVVGLMNAQFALQGDTVYLLEVNPRASRTSPFVSKAIGRPLAKIAARCMAGQSLPSQGILKEIVPPYFSVKESVFPFAKFPGVDPLLGPEMRSTGEVMGAGKHFGEAFNKALLAAGMTLPSGGTAFVSVREADKAKAVDLARLLVAKGFKVVATEGTANAIGAAGIACLRVNKVKEGRPHCVDMIKNGEIQFIANTTEGKKSVEESHSIRAAAIAQKLCYFTTIAGAHAAAIAMDHLDHVDVNRLQDLHKQITA from the coding sequence GTGGCTAAGCGCACCGACCTGAAGTCCATCCTGATCATTGGCGCCGGCCCGATCGTCATCGGCCAGGCCTGCGAGTTCGATTACTCCGGCGCCCAAGCCTGCAAGGCACTGCGTGCTGAGGGCTATCGCGTCGTCCTGGTCAATTCGAACCCGGCGACGATCATGACCGACCCGGAAATGGCCGATGCCACCTACATCGAGCCGATCCGCTGGCAGACCGTCGCCGCGATCATCGAGAAGGAGCGCCCGGATGCGGTGCTGCCGACGATGGGCGGCCAGACCGCGCTGAACTGCGCGCTGGATCTGGCCCGCGAAGGCATCCTGGAAAAATTCAACTGCGAACTGATCGGCGCCAACGCGCACGCGATCGACCTCGCCGAAGACCGCCAGAAATTCCGTGACGCTATGACCGAGATCGGGCTCGGTTCGGCGCGCTCGGGTGTTGCGCATTCGATGCAGGAAGCGAAGTACATCCAGGAGCAGGTTGGCTATCCGGTGGTGATCCGCCCCAGCTTCACGCTCGGCGGCTCTGGCGGCGGCATCGCCTACAACGTGCAGGAGTTCGAGGAGATCGTGCTGCGCGGTCTCGACCTGTCGCCGACCACGGAAGTGCTGATCGAAGAATCGCTACTCGGTTGGAAGGAGTACGAGATGGAAGTGGTCCGGGATCGCCTGGACAATTGCATCATCGTCTGCTCGATCGAGAATCTCGATCCGATGGGCGTGCACACCGGTGACTCGATCACCGTGGCACCGGCCCAGACCTTGACCGACAAGGAATACCAGATCATGCGCAACGCGAGCATCGCGGTGCTGCGCAAGATCGGCGTCGATACCGGCGGCTCGAACGTGCAGTTCGCGATCAATCCCGAAGACGGCCGGATGATCGTCATCGAGATGAATCCTCGCGTGTCGCGTTCCAGCGCGCTGGCTTCGAAAGCGACCGGTTTCCCGATCGCCAAGATCGCCGCCAAGCTGGCCGTTGGCTACACCCTGGACGAACTGCGCAACGAGATCACCGGTGGCGTCACGCCGGCTTCGTTCGAGCCGAGCATCGACTACGTCGTCACCAAGATTCCGCGCTTCACCTTCGAGAAATTCCCGACTGCCGACTCGCGCCTGACCACGCAGATGAAGTCGGTCGGCGAAGTGATGGCGATCGGCCGCAACTTCCAGGAATCGCTGCAGAAAGCATTGCGCGGCCTGGAAGTCGGTTCCGACGGCTTCGATCCGGTGGTTGCTGATTTCAGCGAAGCGAACCTGACCAAGATCCGCGAAGAACTGGCGACGCCGCGTGCCGGCCGCATCTGGTACGTCGGCGATGCGTTCCGCGCCGGCATGAGCATCGCCGACGTGTTCCGCTATTCGAAGATCGATCCCTGGTTCCTGGAGCAGATCGAAGAGCTGATCCAGACCGAAAGCGAGATCGCCGCCGAATCGATCAGCAAGATCAGCAAGGACAATCTGCGCCGCTACAAGCGCCTCGGTTTCGCCGATCGCCGCATCGCGACCTTGCTCGGCGTGAAGGCCGCCTCGGTGCGTGCGCGCCGCCACAAGCTCGGCATTCGGCCGGTCTACAAGCGGGTCGATACCTGTGCGGCCGAGTTCCCGTCGTCGACCGCCTACCTGTATTCGAGCTATGACGAGGAGTGCGAGGCTGCGGTCACGGACGCCAAGAAGATCATCGTCCTTGGTGGTGGCCCGAACCGTATCGGTCAGGGCATCGAGTTCGATTACTGCTGCGTGCATGCCGCGATGGCGCTGCGCGAAGACGGTTACGAAACGATCATGATCAATTGCAATCCGGAGACCGTGTCGACCGACTACGACACCTCGGATCGTCTGTACTTCGAACCGCTGACCTTCGAAGACGTGATGGAGATCATCGAACTCGAAAAGCCACTCGGCGTGATCGTGCAGTTCGGCGGCCAGACGCCACTGAAGCTGGCGCGAGCGCTGGAAGCGGCAGGCGCGCCGATCATCGGCACCAGCCCGGATTCGATCGACCTCGCCGAAGACCGCGAGCGTTTCCAGAAACTGGTCGACGAGCTGAAGCTGCTGCAGCCGCCGAATGGCGTTGCGACTTCGCTGAAGGCGGCACTGGCCGTCGCCCAGAAGGTCGGCTATCCGCTGGTCGTCCGTCCGAGCTATGTGCTCGGCGGCCGGGCGATGGAAATCGTCCATGACGACGCCGATCTGCAGCGCTACATGACCGAAGCGGTCAAGGTCTCGAACGATTCGCCGGTGCTGCTCGATCGTTTCCTCGAGAACGCGATCGAGGTCGATGTCGATGCGCTGGCCGACAGCGAAGGCAATGTCGTGATCGGCGGCATCATGGAGCACATCGAACAGGCGGGCGTGCATTCGGGCGATTCGGCCTGCTCGCTGCCGGCCTACACGCTGAGCCAGAAGGTGCAGGACGACATCCGCGATCAGATGTTCAAGCTGGCGCGCGCGCTCAAGGTGGTCGGCCTGATGAATGCTCAGTTCGCGCTGCAGGGCGATACGGTCTACCTGCTCGAAGTGAATCCGCGCGCTTCGCGCACCAGCCCTTTCGTGTCGAAAGCGATCGGCCGGCCGCTGGCCAAGATCGCAGCGCGCTGCATGGCAGGGCAGTCACTGCCCAGCCAAGGCATCCTCAAGGAAATCGTGCCGCCGTATTTTTCGGTCAAGGAATCGGTGTTCCCGTTCGCCAAATTCCCGGGTGTCGATCCGCTGCTCGGCCCGGAAATGCGCTCGACCGGCGAAGTGATGGGTGCCGGCAAGCACTTCGGCGAAGCCTTCAACAAGGCCTTGCTTGCTGCCGGCATGACCCTTCCTTCCGGCGGCACGGCGTTCGTGTCGGTACGCGAGGCGGACAAGGCGAAGGCTGTCGATCTGGCCCGCCTGCTGGTTGCCAAGGGCTTCAAGGTGGTGGCGACCGAAGGCACGGCGAACGCGATAGGCGCAGCCGGTATCGCCTGCCTGCGGGTCAACAAGGTCAAGGAAGGCCGTCCGCATTGCGTGGACATGATCAAGAACGGCGAGATCCAGTTCATCGCCAACACGACCGAGGGCAAGAAGTCGGTCGAGGAATCGCATTCGATCCGCGCCGCGGCAATCGCCCAGAAGCTGTGCTATTTCACGACCATCGCCGGCGCCCATGCGGCGGCGATCGCGATGGATCATCTCGATCACGTCGACGTCAATCGTCTCCAGGACCTCCACAAGCAGATCACTGCATGA
- the greA gene encoding transcription elongation factor GreA — protein MSTKTPMTLRGAEALREELRYRKSELRPKIIASVEEARAHGDLKENAEYHAAREQHGFNEGRIGEMEAKLSNAQIIDPAGLPKTGKVMFSTTVELVDADSGEELRYQIVGEDEADIKKGLISVNSPIARALIGKTEGDVAQVQTPRGIRELEVVKVSYL, from the coding sequence ATGAGCACCAAGACCCCGATGACTCTGCGCGGCGCCGAGGCGCTGCGCGAAGAACTGCGTTACCGCAAGAGCGAATTGCGCCCGAAGATCATCGCGTCGGTCGAGGAAGCCCGTGCCCACGGCGACTTGAAGGAAAACGCCGAATATCACGCCGCCCGCGAGCAGCATGGCTTCAACGAGGGTCGCATCGGCGAGATGGAAGCGAAGCTGTCGAATGCCCAGATCATCGACCCGGCCGGGCTGCCGAAGACCGGCAAGGTGATGTTCAGCACGACCGTCGAGCTGGTCGATGCCGATTCCGGCGAGGAATTGCGCTATCAGATCGTTGGCGAAGATGAGGCCGACATCAAGAAAGGCCTGATCTCGGTGAATTCGCCGATCGCCCGAGCCCTGATCGGCAAGACCGAAGGCGATGTCGCCCAGGTTCAGACGCCTCGCGGCATCCGCGAGCTGGAAGTCGTCAAAGTCAGTTACCTCTGA
- the rlmE gene encoding 23S rRNA (uridine(2552)-2'-O)-methyltransferase RlmE → MSKPRSKSSTQWLAEHEADPYVQLARKEGYRSRAVYKLKEIQERDKILKTGMTVVDLGAAPGGWSQFARPQIGKNGRVVALDILPMNQLKDVEFILGDFREDSVLQAIEAAVPAGSADLVLSDMAPNISGIDVADQAASIYLCELALDFAVQRLKPGGAFLVKLFQGPGSEAYLKLVRTKFRTVQIRKPKASRARSPEVYVLARNHRVV, encoded by the coding sequence TTGAGCAAACCGCGCAGCAAGAGCAGCACCCAATGGCTCGCCGAGCACGAGGCGGACCCCTATGTGCAGCTGGCGCGCAAGGAAGGCTACCGTTCGCGGGCGGTGTACAAGCTCAAGGAAATCCAGGAACGCGACAAGATTCTGAAGACCGGCATGACGGTCGTCGACCTGGGTGCTGCGCCTGGCGGCTGGAGCCAGTTCGCGCGTCCGCAGATTGGTAAAAACGGACGGGTGGTGGCGCTCGATATCCTGCCGATGAATCAGCTCAAGGATGTCGAGTTCATCCTTGGCGATTTCCGGGAGGACTCGGTATTGCAGGCGATCGAGGCGGCGGTACCAGCAGGTTCGGCCGATCTTGTGTTGTCCGACATGGCCCCCAACATCTCTGGCATCGACGTTGCAGATCAAGCTGCGTCGATCTATCTGTGCGAACTGGCGCTGGATTTTGCGGTCCAGCGTTTGAAGCCGGGTGGAGCGTTTCTGGTGAAGCTGTTCCAGGGGCCGGGGTCCGAAGCGTATTTGAAGCTGGTGCGAACGAAATTTCGCACGGTGCAGATTCGAAAACCCAAGGCATCGCGGGCCAGAAGTCCCGAGGTTTACGTGCTGGCGCGCAATCATCGCGTCGTGTAG